From the genome of SAR202 cluster bacterium, one region includes:
- a CDS encoding DUF1998 domain-containing protein, with product MATPHERGRVPDGGVGIAERGYEIIEDLWRATLEVISNCPCEKGCPSCIHSPKCGNNNHPLDKDVAKLVLREILNSQF from the coding sequence TTGGCCACCCCCCACGAGCGCGGCCGCGTCCCCGATGGCGGCGTCGGCATCGCTGAGCGCGGGTACGAGATCATCGAAGACCTCTGGCGCGCCACGCTGGAGGTAATCTCAAACTGCCCCTGCGAGAAGGGGTGCCCGAGCTGCATCCACTCCCCCAAGTGCGGCAACAACAACCACCCGCTCGATAAGGACGTAGCGAAGCTGGTGCTTAGGGAGATTCTCAATTCACAATTCTGA
- a CDS encoding FAD-dependent oxidoreductase, giving the protein MISNVSPDFNRGIVWSFPPCYPELWIRVSSRVYGRHEDRRVAPGGTMETDLLVIGGGVIGVSSAYYLQKAGRRVTLMEQGPDLCSGSSWGNAGWISPRHSVPLASPGAVGKALRWMFRPASPFYVKPRLDPALISWLMRFRSATNGRAVRRTTAIAWEFAEASLALYDETVRQERLECEFNRKGLLHVYRTQHEYREALVEMHLLRQVGIACEVLEGDRALELEPALKPGLAGAVFHPSDAHVQPYDFVNGLAARIEAMGGEVRLNTAVTGFELSGKTVARVKTSNGDFTANQVVLAAGAWSTPLVRDLRLKLPIQPAKGYSITFENVKNAPSRPVMQSEAHVGVTPFGNGLRLAGTLELSGINDRILPRRVQALRNAAREYLQAELPPNGGRVWCGLRPMTPDNLPVIGAPAHLQNLIVAAGHSMTGVTLGPATGKLVAQIAMGEKPYLSPEPFSPARFQ; this is encoded by the coding sequence ATGATATCAAATGTATCACCTGATTTCAATCGCGGTATTGTCTGGTCGTTCCCTCCCTGTTACCCTGAACTCTGGATTCGCGTTTCTTCCCGCGTGTATGGGCGACATGAAGACCGGAGAGTTGCTCCCGGAGGCACCATGGAAACCGACTTACTGGTCATTGGCGGCGGTGTCATTGGCGTATCCTCGGCGTACTACCTGCAAAAGGCCGGTCGGCGCGTCACGTTGATGGAGCAGGGGCCGGACCTTTGCAGCGGCAGCTCCTGGGGCAACGCCGGCTGGATCTCCCCGCGCCACAGCGTACCGCTCGCCTCGCCCGGGGCCGTCGGCAAGGCGCTGCGATGGATGTTCAGGCCTGCCAGCCCGTTCTACGTGAAGCCGCGCCTCGATCCCGCCCTGATTTCCTGGCTCATGCGATTCCGCTCCGCCACCAACGGTCGCGCCGTCCGACGCACTACCGCAATCGCGTGGGAGTTCGCGGAGGCAAGCCTGGCCCTTTATGACGAGACAGTCCGGCAGGAGAGGCTTGAGTGCGAATTCAACCGCAAGGGCCTCCTCCACGTCTACCGCACGCAACACGAGTACCGCGAGGCGCTGGTGGAGATGCACCTGCTGCGGCAGGTCGGAATCGCGTGCGAGGTCCTGGAGGGTGACAGGGCGCTGGAGCTGGAGCCAGCGCTGAAGCCGGGCCTTGCCGGGGCGGTCTTCCACCCGAGCGACGCGCACGTGCAGCCGTACGACTTCGTCAATGGGCTTGCGGCGCGTATCGAAGCCATGGGCGGAGAGGTGCGCCTGAATACCGCAGTCACGGGCTTCGAGCTGTCCGGCAAGACGGTCGCCAGGGTGAAGACGAGCAACGGGGACTTTACGGCAAATCAGGTGGTGCTCGCCGCCGGAGCGTGGTCGACGCCCCTCGTCCGGGACCTGCGGCTAAAGCTCCCAATTCAGCCCGCCAAGGGCTACAGCATCACCTTCGAGAACGTCAAGAATGCGCCATCCAGGCCGGTGATGCAGAGCGAGGCGCACGTCGGCGTCACGCCGTTCGGCAACGGCCTCCGCCTGGCGGGCACACTGGAGCTCTCCGGCATCAACGACCGCATCCTCCCCCGTCGCGTGCAGGCGCTGCGCAACGCCGCCCGCGAGTACCTCCAGGCAGAGCTGCCGCCGAACGGCGGCCGCGTGTGGTGCGGCCTGCGCCCCATGACCCCGGACAACCTCCCCGTCATTGGCGCGCCGGCCCACCTGCAAAACCTGATAGTCGCCGCCGGCCACTCCATGACCGGCGTAACCCTGGGCCCGGCCACCGGCAAGCTGGTGGCGCAGATCGCCATGGGCGAGAAGCCCTACCTGAGTCCTGAGCCGTTCAGCCCCGCGCGGTTCCAGTGA
- a CDS encoding DUF4160 domain-containing protein, producing the protein MPKICEFYGVTIAMFYNDHEPAHFHATYGGDLAVIGVDPVVVLKGGLPRRALGLVFEWARSHQPELQENWARARAHRPLSRIEPLE; encoded by the coding sequence ATGCCGAAGATCTGCGAGTTCTACGGGGTCACAATCGCAATGTTTTATAATGATCATGAACCTGCTCATTTCCATGCGACATACGGAGGCGATCTGGCCGTGATCGGTGTTGACCCGGTCGTCGTTTTGAAAGGCGGATTGCCACGCCGTGCTTTGGGCCTGGTCTTTGAATGGGCCAGGAGCCACCAGCCGGAGTTGCAGGAAAACTGGGCAAGGGCAAGGGCCCACCGGCCCTTATCTCGCATAGAGCCACTGGAGTAA
- a CDS encoding DUF2442 domain-containing protein, translated as MEIVTKVRVLRPYILRVTFSDGTVRDVDVESELYGEVFEPLKDPRVFAKARVDKTLRTVIWPNGADFSPEFLYRGAKSAAAV; from the coding sequence ATGGAAATCGTCACAAAGGTGCGCGTGCTGCGACCCTACATACTCCGGGTGACATTCTCGGACGGTACCGTGCGCGACGTGGACGTCGAAAGCGAGCTCTACGGAGAGGTGTTTGAGCCGTTGAAAGACCCGCGGGTCTTCGCGAAGGCCAGGGTGGACAAGACATTACGGACGGTTATTTGGCCGAATGGCGCCGACTTCAGCCCCGAATTCCTCTACCGCGGCGCGAAAAGCGCGGCTGCTGTGTAA